A single region of the Bdellovibrio sp. GT3 genome encodes:
- a CDS encoding ABC transporter ATP-binding protein has translation MSSSVEVKALSVKFGEFYAVKNVSFAVSPGEIFGFLGANGAGKTTTIRVLCGLLTPSEGDAHVCGIDVRTHALDVKKIVGYMSQKFTLYDDMTVAENLSFTASLRKLDEAHFKSQKEKLLHFIKFQRSESTMVRDLPGGIKQQVSLVASVLHDPQVVFLDEPTAGVSPAFRQRFWGLIRELAADGKTVFVTTHYMDEAEQCGRIALMKDGQLIALDSPLQLKKHSFPHKNPKHVSLEDVFIAQVEGGAS, from the coding sequence GTGAGTTCATCAGTTGAGGTGAAAGCCCTTTCCGTCAAATTTGGAGAATTCTACGCTGTAAAAAATGTTTCCTTCGCAGTGAGTCCCGGAGAGATCTTTGGTTTTCTGGGAGCCAATGGCGCAGGCAAAACAACCACCATTCGTGTACTGTGTGGATTGCTGACGCCGTCAGAGGGTGATGCCCACGTTTGCGGAATTGATGTGCGCACCCATGCACTGGATGTAAAAAAGATCGTGGGCTACATGTCACAAAAGTTCACGCTTTATGACGATATGACCGTGGCCGAGAACCTGTCCTTCACGGCCTCTTTGCGCAAGCTGGATGAAGCTCATTTCAAGTCGCAAAAAGAAAAGCTTCTGCATTTTATTAAATTCCAACGCAGTGAAAGCACCATGGTTCGTGACTTGCCCGGGGGAATCAAACAACAGGTCAGTCTGGTGGCATCTGTACTTCATGACCCCCAGGTGGTTTTTCTGGATGAGCCCACGGCAGGGGTAAGTCCCGCATTTCGGCAGCGCTTTTGGGGTTTGATTCGGGAACTAGCTGCAGATGGAAAAACCGTTTTTGTCACGACCCATTACATGGACGAAGCCGAACAGTGCGGGCGCATTGCCTTGATGAAAGACGGCCAACTGATTGCCCTGGATTCACCACTGCAACTTAAGAAGCATTCCTTTCCCCATAAGAACCCCAAGCATGTCAGTCTGGAGGATGTTTTCATCGCCCAGGTTGAAGGCGGTGCTTCGTGA
- a CDS encoding methyl-accepting chemotaxis protein, with protein sequence MNSLKSWFRGLRGKLLFSAFLPVAAFAVITVIALNSTNKLGTMLNSAYTDMVPNMDSLGQLAMQRARVGYFFWASLGTHGPSREVFIKKTTAAWDDFKEAQAYYEKTPFDETEAKNYSGVKSNKDKFYATTETLMGLLTKQTPEDDEKARTSLNGGEWHIMAQEVQKMSEKNFKHYQEQATAQNEQQMKDRKALTQMLILISAFSAFALFGILMWIAYRVSNTVSDIASKLTESGGQVVSAISQLSMAGQTLSTASTESAASLEETVASLEEMSSMVKMNSDNAKQAATLSQTSKDSAEDGQKEMAALIQSMQGISQSSKKIEEIIGVIDDIAFQTNLLALNAAVEAARAGEQGKGFAVVAEAVRALAQRSAVAAKDISSLIKESVGQVENGAKVADRSAEVLNTIVTSVKKVSDLNTEISAASSEQTTGISQISQAMNQLDASVQGNAASSEEIAASSEEISAQAELMRRLVDNLNQVVTGAHEEQSEAPTRFDDRPQKPVNNVVAFKAKPAQKHVTKAATPVVAKKAQSSTAADMIPFDDDGPRKVGTTDGF encoded by the coding sequence ATGAATAGTTTGAAATCTTGGTTTCGTGGTCTGCGTGGAAAATTGTTGTTCTCAGCATTTTTACCTGTCGCCGCATTTGCAGTGATCACTGTGATCGCACTCAATAGTACAAACAAATTGGGAACAATGTTGAACTCTGCATATACAGACATGGTTCCTAATATGGATTCACTAGGACAGCTTGCGATGCAAAGAGCACGCGTGGGTTACTTCTTCTGGGCATCACTTGGTACCCATGGCCCTTCGCGCGAAGTGTTTATCAAAAAAACCACCGCAGCCTGGGATGACTTTAAAGAGGCGCAAGCCTACTACGAAAAAACTCCATTCGATGAAACTGAAGCAAAAAACTATTCAGGCGTAAAATCCAACAAAGACAAGTTCTATGCAACCACTGAGACTTTGATGGGCTTGCTGACAAAGCAAACTCCCGAAGATGACGAAAAAGCCCGCACCTCTTTAAATGGTGGCGAGTGGCACATCATGGCTCAGGAAGTTCAAAAGATGTCTGAAAAGAACTTCAAGCACTACCAGGAACAAGCCACCGCACAAAATGAACAACAGATGAAGGATCGCAAAGCGCTCACTCAGATGTTGATCTTAATCTCCGCGTTCAGTGCCTTTGCCCTTTTTGGTATTCTAATGTGGATCGCCTACCGTGTTTCCAACACTGTCAGTGATATTGCGTCGAAATTGACAGAATCCGGTGGCCAGGTGGTGTCAGCGATTTCCCAGCTTTCCATGGCGGGTCAAACACTCTCCACGGCTTCCACTGAATCTGCAGCTTCACTTGAGGAAACTGTTGCGTCCCTGGAGGAAATGTCTTCCATGGTCAAAATGAATTCCGACAACGCAAAACAGGCAGCCACTTTGTCGCAAACATCAAAAGACTCTGCTGAAGACGGTCAAAAAGAAATGGCCGCGCTTATTCAATCCATGCAAGGCATCTCTCAGTCTTCAAAAAAGATCGAAGAGATCATTGGTGTGATCGACGATATCGCCTTCCAAACGAATCTTTTGGCATTGAATGCGGCTGTTGAAGCAGCCCGCGCCGGAGAACAAGGTAAAGGTTTCGCCGTGGTGGCTGAGGCCGTTCGTGCCCTGGCACAACGTTCTGCGGTGGCAGCAAAAGACATCTCCTCATTAATCAAGGAGAGCGTTGGACAAGTGGAAAACGGTGCCAAAGTCGCCGACCGCTCTGCCGAAGTTCTAAACACTATCGTGACATCAGTTAAGAAGGTCTCTGATCTGAATACCGAAATATCTGCGGCAAGCTCTGAGCAAACCACAGGCATTTCCCAGATCTCCCAGGCCATGAACCAACTGGATGCCAGCGTTCAAGGCAATGCGGCTTCTTCTGAAGAAATCGCAGCCTCTTCAGAAGAGATTTCGGCGCAAGCGGAACTGATGCGTCGTCTGGTGGATAACCTGAATCAGGTTGTCACCGGCGCCCATGAAGAACAATCCGAGGCTCCAACCCGCTTCGACGATCGCCCTCAGAAACCGGTCAACAATGTGGTGGCATTCAAGGCAAAACCTGCTCAGAAACATGTGACGAAAGCAGCCACTCCGGTTGTCGCAAAAAAGGCGCAGAGCAGCACCGCAGCTGACATGATTCCTTTTGATGACGATGGTCCACGCAAAGTAGGCACCACGGACGGCTTTTAA
- a CDS encoding ABC transporter ATP-binding protein, protein MEIVVRELFKRMKKVEALKGLSMQFADGKVHGIIGPEGAGKTTLMRHLMGLLKADQGSIQYFKEGQEQNFTDVRRGLAYMPQTQSLYGELSIHEHLEFFKTLYGLQDADYKIRRQKLLEMTRLDRFQDRLASQLSGGMYKKLGLICALLASPEVLFLDEPTNGVDPLSRRDFWKLLYEFREQENITILVTTSYMDEALKCEDVHLLFDGKTLLEGPPDEILKKEKCETFDEVFLRYDSSLDAHAEVL, encoded by the coding sequence ATGGAAATAGTCGTCCGCGAACTTTTTAAAAGAATGAAAAAGGTGGAGGCTTTAAAGGGTCTCTCCATGCAGTTCGCCGATGGCAAAGTTCACGGTATTATCGGTCCCGAAGGCGCTGGCAAAACCACATTAATGCGACACCTAATGGGGTTGCTGAAGGCCGATCAGGGCTCAATTCAGTACTTCAAGGAAGGCCAGGAGCAGAACTTTACTGATGTTCGCCGGGGGTTGGCATATATGCCGCAGACACAAAGTCTGTACGGCGAACTGAGCATTCACGAACATCTGGAGTTCTTTAAAACTTTGTACGGCCTTCAGGATGCAGACTACAAAATCCGCCGGCAAAAGTTGCTGGAGATGACACGTCTGGATCGATTTCAGGATCGTCTGGCTTCGCAGTTATCCGGTGGAATGTACAAAAAACTGGGGCTGATTTGCGCGCTGCTGGCTTCACCGGAGGTTTTATTTCTGGATGAGCCGACAAATGGCGTGGACCCATTAAGTCGTCGTGATTTCTGGAAACTTTTGTATGAGTTTCGCGAACAGGAAAATATCACGATTCTGGTGACGACCTCTTATATGGACGAAGCCCTTAAATGCGAGGACGTTCATCTGCTCTTTGATGGGAAAACATTGCTGGAGGGACCTCCAGATGAAATTCTAAAAAAAGAAAAATGCGAAACCTTTGATGAGGTTTTCCTGCGCTATGACTCCTCGCTGGATGCCCATGCGGAGGTGTTGTGA
- the feoB gene encoding ferrous iron transporter B gives MRPSNAEAIDSTTTNREQRIVALVGAPNSGKTTLYNWLTGSRFKTVNYPGATVEYSLGKLAPHLGQGVLAMDTPGTYSLHPKSADEIVTIKSIYENPEFGEATGVIVVLDGTQLSRHLQLALQVKETGFPMIVVITMSDLLRREGIELDLEYLRKTLGCPVLQFDGLLAGGLLEVVAEVQKLPLNVKPQRPQVWNFDLMDQKMKECDRIAKEALSHKTEKPEVRLNRIVATTEKLDRVLLHPWFGLLIFIAVMSTLFSSIFWAAAPFMDWIDGGFSFVNEWVAGLGPGTLWADFLANGVVSSFAAFMVFVPQIFILFLGIGLLESSGYLARAATLIDRPFSALGMSGRSFVPILSGFACAIPAIIATRNISSSRDRWITSFIIPLMTCSARLPVYALLIAFLFHGESPWLAGLTLALLYLGSIIVGGIAAGIVNKFLPKKDNSFFMMELPIYRRPKMRVLVHHAVTRTLNYVKRAGPIIFVFAVLIWFGTNFPNYQMEDAHQKLEQSYVGQLGKVIEPVVHPMGVDWRVGVGMISAFAAREVFVSSLAVTFNITDENEDSMQDSLLTQMSTAVNSAGEKIFTVSSSIGLMIFFMIALQCMTTVAVQMRESGSAKMAIGQLIVFNVAAYVLVVIVVQGLRALGVP, from the coding sequence ATGCGCCCAAGTAACGCTGAAGCCATAGATTCCACCACAACCAACCGCGAACAACGCATTGTCGCCTTGGTCGGAGCTCCCAATTCCGGCAAAACAACTCTGTACAACTGGCTGACTGGATCACGTTTTAAAACTGTGAACTATCCAGGAGCCACGGTCGAGTACTCGCTGGGTAAACTTGCGCCTCACTTGGGGCAAGGTGTGTTGGCGATGGATACGCCGGGCACGTACAGTCTGCATCCAAAAAGTGCCGACGAAATCGTAACGATTAAATCCATCTATGAAAATCCTGAATTCGGTGAAGCCACCGGCGTGATTGTGGTTCTGGACGGAACTCAGTTGTCCCGTCATTTGCAACTGGCATTACAGGTGAAAGAAACCGGCTTCCCAATGATCGTGGTTATTACCATGTCAGATCTGCTTCGTCGTGAAGGCATTGAGCTTGATCTGGAATACTTGCGCAAAACTCTGGGTTGTCCAGTATTGCAGTTTGATGGTTTGTTGGCTGGCGGCTTGTTGGAAGTTGTTGCAGAGGTGCAAAAGCTTCCGTTGAATGTGAAGCCACAGCGTCCGCAAGTTTGGAATTTTGATCTTATGGATCAAAAAATGAAAGAGTGCGATCGCATCGCCAAAGAGGCTCTTTCTCATAAAACAGAAAAACCCGAGGTTCGACTGAACCGCATTGTGGCCACGACTGAGAAGCTGGATCGTGTGCTTTTGCATCCATGGTTTGGTTTGTTAATTTTTATCGCTGTGATGAGTACTCTGTTTTCTTCGATCTTCTGGGCGGCGGCACCGTTCATGGATTGGATCGATGGCGGATTTAGCTTTGTAAATGAATGGGTGGCAGGCTTGGGGCCTGGGACATTGTGGGCGGACTTCCTGGCAAACGGCGTGGTTTCCAGTTTCGCAGCTTTCATGGTTTTCGTGCCGCAGATTTTTATTTTGTTTCTGGGGATCGGATTGCTGGAAAGCTCCGGTTATCTGGCCCGTGCAGCGACTTTGATTGATCGTCCGTTTTCAGCACTGGGTATGAGTGGTCGTTCGTTTGTTCCGATTTTGTCAGGTTTTGCCTGTGCGATTCCGGCCATTATCGCGACTCGCAATATCTCCTCCAGTCGGGATCGTTGGATTACGTCCTTCATCATTCCACTGATGACGTGTTCCGCGCGTCTTCCGGTGTATGCGTTGTTGATTGCCTTCCTATTTCACGGGGAGTCTCCGTGGCTCGCGGGATTGACTCTGGCCCTGCTTTATCTGGGCTCCATCATTGTCGGTGGTATCGCTGCGGGAATTGTGAATAAGTTCCTGCCTAAAAAAGACAACTCGTTCTTTATGATGGAACTGCCGATTTATCGTCGTCCAAAAATGCGTGTGCTTGTGCATCACGCCGTCACGCGCACGTTGAACTATGTGAAGCGTGCCGGGCCGATTATTTTCGTATTTGCCGTGCTTATCTGGTTTGGAACGAATTTCCCGAATTACCAAATGGAAGACGCCCATCAAAAGCTTGAGCAGTCCTACGTGGGGCAGCTGGGGAAAGTGATTGAACCCGTGGTTCATCCGATGGGTGTGGACTGGCGCGTGGGTGTGGGGATGATTTCTGCCTTCGCAGCCCGTGAGGTGTTTGTTTCTTCGTTGGCGGTGACTTTTAATATTACCGATGAAAACGAAGACTCCATGCAGGATTCCTTGCTGACTCAGATGAGTACGGCGGTGAACAGTGCCGGGGAGAAAATATTTACGGTCAGCAGTTCGATAGGTTTGATGATCTTCTTTATGATCGCTTTACAATGTATGACCACTGTTGCCGTGCAAATGCGCGAAAGTGGTTCTGCTAAAATGGCCATCGGGCAATTGATTGTATTTAACGTTGCCGCCTATGTGTTAGTCGTTATTGTCGTTCAAGGGTTGCGCGCTCTCGGAGTTCCGTAA
- a CDS encoding ABC transporter permease yields MKGSVWAVAVKEVFQIVRDPFTMAVAIVMPIVMVLFFGFAIEFNMDKIPLAIFDGSKTTESRVLMDSFVSSRYFIPVSVYSPSHAIDTLDGGRSKTALIIKPEFARDLTPYRQAKVQILIDGADNSSAASVVGYLAGVQQLAMARLFPEMTFRTPVEIHSRFLFNPELNSQWFVVPGLAAVIIAVLSILLTALTVAREWENGSMELLLGTPVRPFDIILGKLLPYAVMGVVSIVFVFMMSKLVFNVPFRGSFILYMLSALIFLCTYLAQGLLISVLTRSQQLSMQFAMLSGLLPSMLLSGFIFPTEHMPPFFYYFTMILPARWFIEISRQLFLQGSGFMQILPSFGMLCLLLLVLLGIATKKFKKDVEP; encoded by the coding sequence ATGAAGGGTTCTGTTTGGGCTGTGGCGGTAAAAGAAGTGTTTCAGATCGTTCGGGATCCATTCACCATGGCGGTCGCAATCGTGATGCCGATTGTGATGGTTCTTTTTTTTGGTTTTGCGATTGAATTTAACATGGATAAAATTCCCTTGGCTATTTTCGATGGCAGTAAGACGACTGAATCACGGGTCTTGATGGATTCATTCGTAAGCTCCAGGTATTTTATTCCGGTTTCTGTTTACAGTCCCTCGCACGCTATTGACACTTTGGATGGAGGACGTTCCAAAACGGCGCTGATTATCAAACCGGAATTTGCGCGCGATCTGACGCCTTATCGTCAGGCCAAAGTACAAATACTGATTGATGGCGCGGATAATTCCTCGGCGGCTTCAGTGGTCGGTTACCTGGCGGGTGTGCAGCAGTTGGCGATGGCAAGACTTTTTCCTGAAATGACTTTTAGAACGCCTGTGGAAATTCATTCGCGGTTTTTATTCAATCCCGAATTGAACAGTCAGTGGTTCGTGGTTCCGGGGCTGGCGGCGGTGATCATCGCAGTTCTTTCCATACTTTTAACGGCACTGACAGTGGCCCGTGAGTGGGAAAATGGTTCCATGGAATTGCTTTTGGGGACGCCCGTGCGGCCATTTGATATTATTCTGGGTAAGCTTTTGCCCTATGCCGTGATGGGTGTCGTATCCATTGTCTTTGTGTTCATGATGTCAAAGCTGGTTTTCAATGTTCCGTTTCGGGGAAGCTTTATCCTTTACATGCTTTCGGCTTTGATTTTTCTGTGCACTTATCTGGCGCAAGGCTTGTTGATATCAGTTCTGACCCGCAGCCAGCAGCTCAGCATGCAGTTTGCGATGCTATCCGGGCTTTTGCCTTCGATGCTGCTTTCCGGATTTATTTTTCCGACCGAGCACATGCCTCCGTTTTTTTATTATTTCACCATGATACTTCCGGCCAGATGGTTTATCGAAATCAGTCGCCAGTTGTTTTTGCAGGGCAGTGGTTTCATGCAGATTCTACCGTCCTTTGGAATGCTCTGTTTGCTGCTGTTGGTGCTGCTGGGGATTGCGACCAAAAAATTTAAAAAGGATGTGGAACCGTGA
- the rffA gene encoding dTDP-4-amino-4,6-dideoxygalactose transaminase: MKIPFNLPPHSHNEEKYIAQAIANRKLSGEGAFNKKVVEWFKNHLKCEMAVITPSCTSALEMAMVLTDIGPGDEVILPSFTFTSTANVIALYGATPVFVDVDPKTLNMDVDAMEKAITAKTKVVMPVHYAGVACEMDRIMALSEKHGFIVVADAAQAIFSSFKGKPTGAWGHMAAYSFHETKNIVCGEGGALVINDKRFVARAEVVRDKGTNRQQFLNGQVDKYTWQDKGSSYLQSELAVAFLYSQLEDGEKITAQRLAHWNQYHQGLADLEKQGHLTRMHVPADCQGNAHIYYFICKSPEERGKLWAYLKENEIQSTTHYVPLHSAPAGMKFGRVAGSMKVTDDLANRLLRMPMYADLTKEEVSFVLDKVHAFYKNL; this comes from the coding sequence ATGAAAATTCCATTTAATCTGCCCCCACATAGTCACAACGAAGAAAAATACATCGCGCAAGCCATTGCCAATCGCAAACTTTCCGGCGAAGGCGCTTTCAACAAAAAAGTTGTCGAATGGTTTAAAAATCACCTGAAATGCGAAATGGCCGTCATCACGCCAAGCTGCACATCCGCTTTGGAGATGGCCATGGTTTTGACCGACATCGGTCCTGGCGACGAAGTGATACTGCCTTCATTTACATTTACTTCCACGGCCAACGTAATCGCACTCTATGGAGCTACACCCGTTTTCGTGGATGTCGATCCTAAGACTTTGAATATGGATGTCGATGCCATGGAAAAAGCCATCACCGCAAAAACCAAAGTGGTAATGCCGGTTCACTACGCAGGTGTTGCCTGCGAAATGGATCGCATCATGGCTTTGTCTGAAAAGCACGGTTTCATCGTGGTGGCGGATGCCGCACAGGCGATCTTTTCCTCTTTTAAGGGAAAACCCACAGGAGCCTGGGGGCACATGGCCGCCTACAGCTTCCATGAAACCAAGAATATCGTTTGCGGCGAAGGCGGAGCTTTGGTCATCAATGACAAGCGCTTCGTAGCCCGCGCCGAAGTCGTGCGCGACAAAGGCACCAACCGTCAGCAGTTCTTAAACGGCCAAGTGGATAAATACACCTGGCAGGATAAGGGTTCATCTTACCTGCAATCTGAATTGGCTGTGGCTTTCCTGTATTCGCAACTTGAAGATGGCGAAAAAATCACAGCTCAGCGCCTGGCCCACTGGAATCAGTACCATCAGGGCTTGGCCGATCTGGAAAAACAAGGTCATTTGACTCGCATGCATGTACCGGCTGATTGCCAAGGCAATGCACATATTTACTATTTCATTTGTAAATCACCTGAAGAGCGCGGGAAACTGTGGGCTTATTTGAAAGAAAATGAAATCCAGTCAACGACTCACTACGTGCCTTTGCACTCTGCTCCGGCGGGAATGAAATTCGGTCGCGTGGCGGGCTCCATGAAGGTCACTGATGATTTGGCCAATCGCCTGCTACGCATGCCGATGTATGCGGATCTGACCAAGGAAGAAGTTTCTTTCGTTTTGGATAAAGTGCACGCATTTTACAAAAACCTGTAA
- a CDS encoding M48 family metallopeptidase: MKKSNLLLCALAFCMFGCSTFKPKVNEADINAEAAKSYAEVKAKSKISTNKEWTAMVQRVADRIAKASGENFQWEVVLIESPEVNAWCMPGGKMAVYTGIMPVLKTEGALAAVMGHEVAHATLRHGMEGYIRAKQQSYAGVIIAGATVIGGQMMCKTDDCRRTTALAGVAAGFALTFLERKFSRGDESEADKQGQIYMAKAGYDPAENLQLWDRMNAAQKGSAPPEFMSTHPSDQTRKGNLTKWLPEAESVYAQSPQKYGVGASIR; encoded by the coding sequence ATGAAAAAATCAAATCTACTTCTGTGTGCATTAGCTTTTTGTATGTTCGGTTGTTCTACGTTTAAGCCTAAGGTGAACGAGGCGGATATCAATGCGGAAGCTGCCAAATCCTATGCTGAAGTCAAAGCCAAATCAAAAATATCCACCAATAAAGAATGGACAGCGATGGTGCAACGAGTGGCAGATCGTATCGCAAAAGCTTCCGGAGAAAACTTCCAATGGGAAGTGGTCTTGATTGAAAGCCCCGAGGTGAATGCATGGTGTATGCCGGGGGGGAAGATGGCCGTTTATACGGGAATCATGCCAGTCCTAAAAACAGAAGGGGCTTTGGCCGCTGTCATGGGCCATGAGGTTGCGCATGCAACTCTTCGCCATGGAATGGAAGGCTATATTCGTGCAAAACAACAAAGCTACGCCGGTGTGATTATCGCAGGAGCAACTGTTATCGGTGGTCAGATGATGTGTAAAACAGATGATTGCCGCCGTACGACTGCTCTTGCTGGTGTCGCCGCCGGTTTTGCATTGACGTTCCTAGAAAGAAAATTCAGTCGGGGAGATGAATCGGAAGCCGATAAGCAAGGTCAGATCTACATGGCCAAAGCAGGCTATGATCCTGCTGAAAACCTGCAACTCTGGGATCGTATGAATGCCGCACAAAAAGGCTCCGCACCGCCGGAATTTATGTCGACGCATCCTTCAGATCAGACTCGCAAAGGAAATCTGACAAAATGGCTGCCTGAGGCAGAGTCTGTCTATGCGCAGTCGCCACAAAAATACGGCGTCGGCGCCTCGATCCGCTAG
- a CDS encoding glycosyltransferase family 4 protein, giving the protein MKPIRLLHVIHSYSWGGLELYSTELICKLQKTSVEQWVLCFEDSRIIKELRAAGVRVLPVSQAKLSKLAKAKLIRKAMREHEITHLHSHTRLDMWSSCLARWFNQDVRHIYNLYMNALPKRDFVHRALFKRVDALCSSSEDILKDVKKNFPIDPKKLKLIRYGRDTEKFIPHPEKRDAIRAQYGVQADQMVVGTLCRIDAQKGVRELAEALDYLSDEELKKVQIWIIGDRTIVGHNESGETTYEEESQALYEWIQSRSSSGRLQGHLQQIPFQREYIPYIDALDVFSLASYNETYSLSVIDAMMMGKAVIGTNAGGTPEQVGGTERGILAEPRSGQALADCIRYYLKNPDKAKKHGDKGRDWALHNHNWPNTLKHFTDLYQRI; this is encoded by the coding sequence ATGAAACCGATTCGTCTTTTGCACGTTATACATTCATATTCCTGGGGTGGACTTGAACTCTACTCCACAGAGCTGATTTGCAAACTGCAAAAAACATCGGTGGAGCAATGGGTGTTATGCTTTGAGGACTCCCGGATCATCAAGGAACTGCGGGCTGCAGGCGTTCGCGTGCTCCCCGTTTCTCAGGCAAAACTTTCCAAACTTGCGAAAGCAAAACTTATTCGCAAGGCAATGCGTGAGCACGAGATCACTCACCTGCACTCGCACACACGTCTGGACATGTGGTCCTCGTGCCTGGCTCGCTGGTTTAATCAGGACGTCCGACATATTTATAATCTGTATATGAATGCCCTTCCCAAAAGGGACTTCGTTCACCGCGCTCTTTTTAAGCGCGTTGATGCTTTATGCAGTTCCTCAGAGGACATTCTGAAGGACGTTAAAAAGAATTTTCCGATTGATCCGAAGAAGTTAAAACTGATTCGCTATGGCCGGGACACCGAAAAATTCATTCCACACCCGGAAAAGCGTGATGCTATTCGCGCCCAGTATGGCGTGCAAGCGGACCAGATGGTGGTCGGCACTCTCTGCCGTATTGACGCCCAAAAAGGCGTGCGCGAATTGGCTGAGGCCTTGGACTATCTGTCAGATGAAGAACTTAAGAAGGTGCAAATTTGGATCATTGGGGATCGCACCATCGTGGGCCACAATGAAAGTGGCGAAACCACTTACGAAGAAGAATCCCAGGCACTTTATGAATGGATTCAGTCCCGCTCTTCCAGCGGTCGCTTGCAGGGACACTTGCAGCAGATTCCTTTTCAGCGCGAATACATTCCCTACATCGACGCCTTGGATGTGTTCTCTTTGGCTTCCTATAACGAGACTTATTCATTGAGTGTGATTGATGCGATGATGATGGGAAAAGCTGTGATCGGCACCAATGCGGGCGGCACCCCTGAACAAGTCGGCGGTACTGAGCGCGGCATTCTGGCAGAACCACGTTCTGGCCAGGCCCTGGCTGATTGCATTCGCTATTACTTAAAGAATCCGGATAAGGCGAAAAAACACGGCGACAAAGGCCGTGACTGGGCCCTGCATAATCACAATTGGCCCAACACCTTGAAACACTTCACTGACTTATATCAACGAATCTAG
- a CDS encoding efflux RND transporter periplasmic adaptor subunit → MNKKKILPVVVILILLVAAFLIRQYLFANSFRYAGTVEVTKVDIPARVQAVIDSLPVKEGMIVEKGQKIMSLSCEELKISYNLALSTFNRSSSLYRGGNISAEAYDQSRSKKEDLQTRVSWCEVVSPLKGTVLTKYFEQGEMVNPGAKLVTVGNLEEVYAYFYLPHDEIASLKIEQKVEATLPEMDNKSFPGIIEFINPDAEFTPKNVQTREERTRLVYGVKIRFANPEGILKPGMTLEWK, encoded by the coding sequence ATGAACAAAAAGAAGATTCTTCCAGTCGTAGTCATTCTTATTCTTCTCGTCGCAGCCTTTTTGATTCGCCAATATTTATTTGCCAATAGTTTTCGTTATGCGGGGACAGTCGAAGTCACCAAAGTCGATATTCCAGCCCGGGTACAGGCCGTGATTGATTCTCTTCCGGTCAAGGAAGGTATGATCGTCGAAAAAGGACAGAAGATCATGTCTCTGTCCTGTGAGGAATTAAAAATCAGCTACAATCTGGCGCTGAGTACATTCAACCGCAGTTCCAGTCTTTATCGCGGCGGAAATATTTCGGCAGAGGCTTACGACCAATCCCGCAGTAAAAAAGAAGATCTTCAAACCCGGGTTTCCTGGTGTGAAGTCGTTTCTCCACTAAAGGGCACGGTGCTGACCAAATATTTCGAGCAAGGCGAGATGGTGAATCCGGGGGCAAAGCTGGTCACGGTCGGGAATCTGGAAGAGGTCTATGCTTACTTCTATCTTCCCCATGACGAGATCGCTTCGTTGAAAATAGAACAGAAAGTTGAAGCCACACTGCCGGAGATGGATAACAAATCCTTTCCAGGCATTATTGAATTTATTAATCCCGATGCGGAATTCACACCAAAAAATGTTCAGACCCGCGAAGAAAGAACGCGCCTGGTTTATGGCGTAAAAATCAGATTTGCAAATCCCGAAGGCATTCTTAAGCCGGGAATGACTCTGGAATGGAAATAG